A region of Salinibacter sp. 10B DNA encodes the following proteins:
- a CDS encoding DNA replication/repair protein RecF, protein MILRTLHLRSFRAHTETELALAPSVNLLYGPNGVGKTNVLEAVHYLCLTKSFTASRDRYAVRKEAPYFEVEGTVTGVRQKPMEVRLAYVPGEGKKMFVNGAELDRLADIVGVLPVVIFSPEDADLTAGGPSERRRFVNNILSQARPVYMDDLMKYRRARRQRNEVLRSYKKRPDPPPNALIEPWTEELVSLGSRVIHRRQQFLQTFVEYLTDAYDQIDAVAERPTIEYDTIADLAPDASVDDVEEAFRAALDRKMGQERDRGTTLVGPQRDELIFRLDDLEVRRYGSQGQHRTFAMALKLAQYFYLDDRSDTTPLLLLDDAFAELDARRTAVFLDLLRSNAVGQTLITATGRDLFDQAVNFEAEAHRALSVERREGAAHVETTPSSNQDPAEVH, encoded by the coding sequence ATGATCCTGCGCACCCTTCATCTGCGGTCGTTCCGGGCCCACACCGAAACGGAGCTGGCGCTCGCCCCGTCGGTGAACCTGTTGTACGGGCCGAACGGCGTCGGCAAGACCAACGTGCTGGAGGCGGTGCACTACCTGTGCCTCACCAAGAGCTTCACGGCTTCGCGCGACCGGTACGCGGTGCGGAAGGAGGCGCCGTACTTTGAGGTGGAGGGCACGGTGACGGGCGTGCGGCAGAAGCCGATGGAGGTGCGACTGGCGTACGTGCCGGGCGAGGGGAAGAAGATGTTCGTGAACGGGGCCGAACTGGACCGCCTGGCGGACATCGTGGGCGTGCTCCCCGTGGTCATCTTTTCGCCGGAGGACGCCGATCTCACGGCCGGCGGGCCCAGCGAGCGCCGCCGCTTCGTGAACAACATCCTCAGCCAGGCGCGGCCCGTGTACATGGACGACCTCATGAAGTACCGGCGCGCGCGCCGCCAGCGCAACGAGGTGCTGCGCAGCTACAAGAAGCGCCCCGACCCGCCGCCGAACGCACTCATCGAGCCGTGGACCGAGGAACTCGTGAGCCTCGGCAGCCGCGTCATTCACCGACGACAGCAGTTCCTGCAAACGTTTGTCGAGTACCTGACCGACGCCTACGATCAGATCGACGCCGTGGCCGAGCGGCCCACCATCGAGTACGACACCATTGCCGACCTTGCCCCCGACGCCTCCGTGGACGACGTCGAAGAGGCCTTTCGGGCTGCCCTCGACCGCAAAATGGGGCAGGAGCGCGACCGCGGGACCACGCTCGTCGGCCCGCAGCGGGACGAGCTCATCTTCCGCCTCGACGACCTGGAGGTGCGCCGCTACGGCTCGCAGGGCCAGCATCGAACCTTCGCAATGGCGCTCAAGCTCGCACAATATTTCTACCTCGACGACCGGAGCGACACCACCCCGCTGCTCCTGCTCGACGACGCCTTCGCCGAGCTCGACGCCCGCCGCACCGCGGTCTTTCTCGACCTTCTGCGCTCCAACGCAGTCGGGCAAACCCTCATCACCGCCACGGGCCGCGATCTGTTCGATCAGGCGGTCAATTTTGAAGCAGAGGCCCACCGCGCCCTGTCGGTCGAGCGACGGGAGGGGGCGGCCCACGTCGAAACGACGCCCTCTTCCAATCAGGATCCGGCCGAAGTGCATTGA
- a CDS encoding CHAT domain-containing tetratricopeptide repeat protein, protein MRDRWLPTLHQDRGYLHFLLGDLSASIEHYLKAYQTTPDSQPSEQIQFLIDVGILHLRTQDYASARHYFDQAEYLLQSESVPPEERRALQARTYQMRADLQLSTSEYSRKKVERSRTLFQRAHALADSGTERHARISLLLSETQGYLGNFETAYRLNETGRQYARTHDNVRLQAFSLLKLGVLHVQTKRWTRADSTLSRALTLSEKLGDLDYQRRILRTLGRLHEMQRNWGKAEKYYRRGIGVIEEYRTSLTASQWSMTAFAEWRNVHRGLVRTLLAQNQTREAFVALDNARARHLRDLRTQARVAEQLPPTARLRLDSLSRALTTVRNQLSTDARPDTQTTQLRNREAQLMAARQQLLQLDSRSTRPSLDSIAATLRRQDRALVAYFVDDPWPVYDRSPRSAAFVLTPDTLRTVPLPGLTQDSVRTLTKSVSPLFSARGKPDRVNAFHFDLRPLHRLYNTVYAPVSSHLPEDRPVTIIPDGALFHLPFSMLVTSMPGGRFAPSKARFLVHDRATSLELAPSLVTAPDTSATDWTSYEPQLAAYGVSTFDTLETVPSALRTALPEAVQDSTVRLPPLPGVERELDVLKRSVSDARLALNDNATERSFCRDARQAGILHVASHAFVNASSPLQNAILLRPDDTAPGAEADTSGSDGVLFLHELQEQQTRIPLVVLSGCSTAKGTLRGGEGMEGLQYAFRAMGAQSTVSTLWPVADEASVELMEGFYHYLQNGHPKDVALQKAQLDYLDAHPQKASPFFWAPPVLYGSPAALPLDSKAFLPLWAWALLFMIGLLVGASLFVWGRGLPNWDRFRGRSS, encoded by the coding sequence ATGCGAGACCGGTGGCTCCCGACCCTCCACCAGGATCGGGGATACCTACACTTCCTGCTCGGCGACCTGTCTGCCTCCATTGAGCACTACCTAAAGGCCTACCAGACGACGCCCGACTCACAACCGAGCGAGCAAATCCAATTTCTCATCGATGTCGGGATTCTACATCTCCGAACCCAAGACTACGCTTCCGCTCGCCACTACTTCGATCAGGCCGAGTATCTCCTGCAGAGTGAATCCGTCCCCCCTGAAGAACGCAGAGCACTGCAGGCTCGAACGTATCAGATGCGGGCCGATTTACAGCTGTCGACCTCTGAGTACTCGCGGAAAAAGGTTGAACGGTCTCGCACACTGTTCCAACGAGCGCACGCACTTGCAGACTCCGGAACCGAGCGGCATGCGCGCATCTCTCTCCTCCTTTCGGAAACCCAGGGCTATCTTGGTAATTTCGAGACGGCGTATCGTCTAAATGAAACGGGTCGGCAGTACGCCCGGACACATGACAACGTACGCCTTCAGGCGTTCTCCCTCCTCAAGCTCGGCGTGCTTCACGTGCAAACGAAGCGCTGGACGCGCGCCGACTCCACTCTCAGCCGGGCGCTCACCCTGTCCGAGAAACTCGGCGACCTCGACTATCAGCGCCGCATCCTCCGCACCCTCGGCCGCCTCCACGAGATGCAGCGCAACTGGGGCAAAGCGGAAAAATACTATCGGCGTGGCATCGGGGTTATTGAGGAGTACCGGACGTCCCTCACGGCTTCGCAGTGGTCCATGACGGCCTTTGCCGAGTGGCGCAACGTGCACCGTGGCCTGGTGCGCACCCTTCTTGCCCAGAATCAGACCCGCGAGGCATTCGTCGCCCTCGACAATGCCCGCGCCCGCCACCTCCGCGACCTCCGGACTCAGGCACGCGTGGCCGAACAGCTTCCCCCGACGGCCCGCCTTCGCCTGGACAGCCTGTCCCGTGCGCTCACCACCGTGCGCAATCAACTCAGCACGGACGCTCGCCCCGACACGCAGACGACCCAGCTTCGAAACCGGGAGGCACAGCTCATGGCCGCCCGGCAGCAACTGCTCCAGCTCGACTCTCGCTCCACCCGCCCGTCCCTCGACTCCATTGCCGCCACGCTCCGCCGACAGGACCGTGCCCTCGTCGCGTACTTCGTCGACGACCCGTGGCCGGTGTACGACCGATCGCCCCGCTCGGCCGCGTTCGTCCTCACGCCCGACACGCTCCGGACCGTCCCGCTCCCCGGCCTCACGCAGGACTCCGTGCGCACCCTCACCAAATCCGTGTCTCCCCTGTTCAGCGCACGCGGAAAACCGGACCGCGTAAATGCCTTCCACTTTGACCTTCGTCCGCTCCATCGCCTCTACAACACCGTCTACGCACCGGTCTCCTCCCATCTGCCCGAGGACCGACCCGTGACGATCATCCCGGACGGCGCCCTCTTTCACCTCCCGTTTTCAATGCTCGTGACGTCGATGCCCGGCGGCCGGTTTGCGCCCTCCAAGGCCCGGTTCCTCGTCCACGACCGGGCGACCTCGCTGGAGCTGGCCCCGTCGCTCGTCACCGCTCCGGACACGTCGGCCACCGACTGGACGTCCTACGAGCCGCAACTGGCCGCCTACGGAGTCTCCACCTTCGACACCCTCGAGACCGTCCCGTCCGCCCTTCGGACCGCTCTCCCCGAAGCCGTGCAGGACTCCACAGTTCGCCTGCCGCCCCTTCCCGGCGTTGAACGAGAGCTCGATGTCCTGAAACGCTCGGTCTCCGACGCCCGCCTGGCCCTGAACGACAACGCCACGGAGCGCTCGTTCTGCCGGGATGCCCGCCAGGCCGGCATTCTCCACGTGGCCTCCCACGCGTTCGTGAACGCCTCCTCGCCTCTTCAAAACGCTATTCTCCTCCGCCCGGACGACACCGCCCCCGGCGCAGAGGCGGATACGTCGGGCTCGGACGGCGTTCTCTTCCTGCACGAACTGCAGGAGCAGCAGACCCGGATCCCGCTCGTGGTCTTGAGCGGCTGCAGTACCGCCAAAGGCACACTTCGAGGCGGTGAAGGCATGGAGGGACTCCAGTACGCCTTTCGGGCAATGGGCGCGCAGTCAACCGTCTCCACGCTCTGGCCCGTGGCCGACGAGGCGAGCGTGGAACTCATGGAGGGATTTTATCACTACCTCCAGAACGGACACCCGAAGGACGTGGCCCTGCAGAAGGCCCAACTGGACTACCTGGACGCGCACCCGCAGAAGGCAAGCCCCTTCTTCTGGGCCCCGCCCGTCCTTTACGGCTCTCCCGCAGCGCTTCCCCTTGACTCCAAGGCCTTCCTGCCGCTCTGGGCCTGGGCCCTTCTGTTTATGATCGGACTGCTTGTCGGGGCGTCCCTCTTCGTCTGGGGGCGCGGCCTCCCAAACTGGGACCGGTTCCGCGGCCGTTCCTCTTGA
- the murQ gene encoding N-acetylmuramic acid 6-phosphate etherase, with protein MSEHSALFDQLQSLATEQRNPNSTHIDTASVEEILRVINTEDHLVPIAVRRELDHIATAVEHVVEAFENGGRLFYVGAGTSGRLGVVDASECPPTFGTDPEMVQGIIAGGKPAVFRSQEGAEDIPEKGAEALEEHGVTEDDVVCGIASSGRTPYVVGAVEHARDEIGCPTLFVTTVPRDELDVDPDVAICPVVGPEVLMGSTRMKSGTAQKLVLNMITTASMVRLGKVYENMMVDLRRTSEKLVERGIRTVMMVTGVGYDEADKILDQCDGHVKTAIVMILADVELDEARRRLENTDGFVRPAIEGVRG; from the coding sequence ATGTCCGAGCACTCCGCCCTCTTCGATCAGCTGCAATCCCTCGCCACCGAACAACGAAACCCAAACTCCACCCACATCGATACCGCCTCGGTGGAGGAGATCCTGCGCGTCATCAACACGGAGGATCACCTCGTGCCCATCGCCGTGCGGCGGGAGTTGGACCACATTGCAACGGCCGTGGAGCACGTGGTGGAGGCGTTCGAGAACGGCGGACGGCTTTTCTACGTGGGCGCCGGCACGAGCGGACGGCTCGGCGTGGTGGATGCGTCGGAATGCCCGCCGACCTTCGGCACCGATCCGGAGATGGTGCAGGGCATCATCGCGGGCGGCAAACCGGCGGTCTTCCGCTCGCAGGAGGGCGCGGAGGACATCCCCGAAAAGGGCGCGGAGGCGCTTGAGGAGCACGGTGTCACCGAGGACGACGTGGTGTGCGGCATTGCCTCCAGCGGACGCACCCCCTACGTGGTAGGCGCCGTGGAGCACGCCCGCGACGAGATTGGCTGCCCCACCCTCTTCGTGACGACCGTTCCACGTGACGAGCTGGACGTGGACCCCGACGTGGCCATCTGCCCGGTTGTGGGGCCGGAGGTGCTCATGGGCTCGACGCGCATGAAGAGCGGCACCGCGCAGAAGCTCGTCCTCAACATGATCACCACCGCCTCGATGGTGCGGCTCGGCAAGGTCTACGAGAACATGATGGTCGACCTGCGACGCACCAGCGAGAAGCTCGTGGAGCGCGGCATCCGCACCGTGATGATGGTCACGGGCGTGGGGTACGACGAGGCGGACAAGATCCTGGATCAGTGCGACGGGCACGTCAAGACGGCCATCGTGATGATCCTCGCGGATGTGGAGCTGGACGAGGCCCGACGCCGTCTGGAGAACACCGACGGCTTCGTGCGGCCGGCGATTGAGGGTGTACGGGGGTAG
- a CDS encoding MMPL family transporter translates to MSKLFDALRPVIRFVVRRAGWVLVAALLVSAAGVHQAQNLRIDTDFSNLLPDDYPSVQALERLQQAVGGESEVAVGIVSPSFEANKAFAEDLIPKALEMERPSDGAPYLTRVEYQREVTFLKDNALYFASDQELQEVEQFLDQTIEDAKRKANPFFVDIEEEEADGGADGEELQQMYDRLIGKEYPISPDSTTMVLRFYPSGSRTDVGFIENLYGDLRTLVDSLGPDSYHAEMDVTLAGRLLRQQAEVQAITNDVLSSFATGVATVILVVVLYFLYKSYRTRTGGQWSGRVLLAELVRSPILALVIATPLFMSLAWTGGVAYLAFGDLNLMTSTLGLILFGLGIDFGIHFYARYTEERGTGLSVVDAAEKTFVSTGQAIATGALTTAAALYVLMIAEFKGFSEFGAIAGTGVIFALVAMTIVMPALLSLLEWAGLLNLAARDPRTAGSGEDRRFGGARPIVIGSVVAVGLALVALPRVSFEYDFGKLEPDYEAYEERNAIIERVENKRADNRRNPAYVLVDSAENVPEVVAAVEHKAEDSTSTVLAVESLQERFPLSDTARQNKLRRIAEIRERVNENKYLRNQDSENIERLRRAAQTREAIELEQVPEFLRKQFTTKDGELGKFVMIYPSVGLSDGRKSIAFSNEIGTITTADGTTYHAASTPLVAADMLKLVQAEAPWMVAATFIIVALVMLLNFRSLRWAGLALVPLVVGVLWMLLVMEVFGVKLSFYNMVVLPAILGIGNDAGVHMVHRYREEGRRSLWTVLRSTGEHVTMGTLTTMIGFGGLLLSFHPGLNSIGTLAAIGLGTTLAAAIVFLPALLQWMEDRDYAPEDLGGEE, encoded by the coding sequence ATGAGCAAACTGTTCGACGCTCTTCGCCCCGTTATTCGCTTCGTCGTGCGGCGGGCCGGTTGGGTGCTGGTGGCGGCTCTTCTTGTCTCTGCGGCAGGAGTGCATCAGGCACAGAACCTGAGGATCGACACTGACTTTTCGAACCTATTGCCGGACGACTATCCGAGTGTGCAGGCCCTGGAGCGGCTGCAGCAGGCCGTGGGGGGCGAGAGCGAGGTGGCGGTGGGCATTGTGAGCCCTTCGTTTGAGGCCAACAAGGCCTTCGCGGAGGACCTCATCCCGAAGGCGCTGGAGATGGAGAGGCCGAGCGATGGGGCGCCGTATCTCACGCGGGTTGAGTACCAGCGGGAGGTCACATTTCTGAAAGACAATGCCCTCTACTTCGCGAGCGATCAAGAGCTGCAGGAAGTCGAGCAGTTTCTGGATCAGACGATAGAAGATGCGAAGCGGAAGGCGAATCCCTTTTTCGTTGACATTGAAGAGGAGGAGGCGGACGGGGGGGCGGACGGGGAGGAGTTGCAGCAGATGTACGATCGGTTGATTGGGAAGGAGTATCCCATCTCGCCCGACAGCACAACGATGGTGCTGCGCTTTTATCCGTCCGGGTCCCGAACGGACGTCGGGTTTATTGAGAACCTGTACGGCGACCTCCGCACGCTGGTGGACAGCCTCGGGCCGGACTCGTATCACGCGGAGATGGACGTGACGCTGGCCGGGCGCCTGCTGCGCCAGCAGGCCGAGGTGCAGGCGATCACGAACGATGTTCTCAGCTCGTTCGCGACCGGGGTGGCCACGGTGATTTTGGTGGTGGTGTTGTACTTCCTCTACAAGTCGTACCGAACGCGAACCGGGGGACAGTGGAGCGGCCGCGTATTGCTGGCGGAGCTGGTCCGGTCGCCCATTTTGGCCCTCGTCATTGCGACGCCGCTGTTCATGAGTCTTGCCTGGACGGGCGGCGTGGCGTATCTGGCCTTTGGGGACTTGAACCTCATGACGTCAACGCTGGGGCTCATCCTGTTTGGCCTTGGCATCGACTTTGGCATTCACTTCTACGCCCGCTACACGGAGGAGCGTGGCACGGGCCTTTCGGTGGTCGACGCGGCGGAGAAGACGTTTGTCAGTACGGGGCAGGCCATTGCCACCGGCGCCCTGACGACGGCGGCGGCCCTCTACGTACTCATGATCGCGGAATTTAAAGGCTTCAGCGAGTTTGGGGCCATTGCGGGGACGGGGGTGATTTTTGCGCTCGTCGCCATGACGATCGTGATGCCGGCCCTGCTGTCCCTTCTGGAGTGGGCGGGGCTTCTCAATCTCGCGGCGCGCGATCCGCGAACGGCGGGATCGGGAGAGGACCGCCGGTTCGGGGGCGCCCGCCCCATCGTGATTGGGAGCGTCGTGGCGGTTGGGCTCGCGCTGGTGGCGCTGCCTCGCGTGTCGTTTGAGTACGACTTCGGGAAGCTGGAGCCGGATTACGAGGCGTACGAGGAGCGGAATGCAATCATTGAGCGAGTGGAGAACAAACGGGCGGACAATCGCCGCAATCCGGCGTACGTGCTCGTGGACAGCGCGGAGAACGTGCCGGAGGTGGTGGCAGCGGTCGAGCACAAGGCGGAGGATTCGACCTCGACCGTCCTGGCCGTGGAGAGCCTGCAGGAGCGCTTCCCTCTTTCGGACACCGCCCGGCAGAACAAGCTGAGGCGCATTGCAGAGATTCGTGAGCGCGTCAACGAGAATAAGTACCTGCGCAATCAGGACTCCGAGAACATCGAGCGCCTGCGCCGCGCCGCCCAGACGCGGGAGGCGATCGAGCTGGAACAGGTGCCGGAGTTTCTGCGCAAGCAGTTTACGACGAAGGACGGAGAGCTCGGAAAGTTCGTGATGATCTACCCCTCCGTAGGCCTGTCCGACGGGCGGAAGTCGATCGCCTTTTCGAACGAAATCGGGACCATCACGACGGCCGACGGGACGACGTACCACGCGGCCTCGACGCCGTTGGTGGCAGCCGACATGCTGAAACTGGTGCAGGCCGAAGCCCCGTGGATGGTCGCGGCGACGTTCATCATCGTGGCGCTAGTGATGCTGCTCAATTTCCGGAGCCTGCGATGGGCGGGGCTCGCGCTGGTGCCGCTAGTGGTGGGGGTGCTCTGGATGTTGCTGGTGATGGAGGTCTTCGGCGTCAAGCTGAGCTTCTACAACATGGTGGTGCTGCCGGCCATCCTGGGCATCGGCAACGACGCGGGGGTGCACATGGTGCATCGGTACCGGGAAGAGGGGCGCCGGTCGCTCTGGACGGTGCTGCGGTCCACGGGCGAGCACGTGACGATGGGCACGCTCACGACAATGATCGGCTTTGGGGGACTGCTACTCAGCTTCCATCCGGGCCTCAACTCGATCGGGACGCTTGCGGCCATTGGGCTGGGGACAACGCTGGCGGCGGCAATTGTTTTTCTCCCGGCGCTGCTGCAGTGGATGGAGGATCGGGACTACGCGCCGGAGGATTTGGGAGGGGAAGAGTGA
- a CDS encoding M48 family metallopeptidase — protein sequence MNTSSFRQRFALQRARLLRLVLPLVLLVAATGSGCVSTGTNPISGNTRAYGYSWEQEVKMGTEADQQIQQQYGVYEDEELQQYVDRVAQDVLAESHMRRPSTPEKFRNTEFHFRVLDSPIINAFALPGGYVYVTRGLLAHLNNEAQLAVVLGHEIGHVAGRHASKQAAKQQIMQGVLMGGAIAGQAAFGGDVAQNVMGLGGTAAQLLSLSYSRDNERESDRLGVEYATMAGYDAAEGADFFTSLKRKSKQSGQSIPTWQSTHPDPGQREDTIIKLAQEWAQKIEGSQTARNQEAYYASIEDIILGENPRQGFVENEVFYHPDLKFRFPVPSGWQVQNETSQVAMIQPNQEAYVVFRISQANTPAAAAEDFAGQKGLTVVERQQETVNGRSAYRVLGEGQTQQGQTLRILSYFIAYDGRVYAFQGMTTAQQYGTYRSALERPMTGFDELTDRQKLNIQPTRLTVRPASRAVAFRTFVDESLLPKDISATDLAIMNQVDLDETVEQGRPLKLPK from the coding sequence ATGAACACGTCTTCTTTTCGTCAACGGTTCGCGCTGCAGCGAGCTCGTCTGCTGCGCCTCGTCCTTCCGCTCGTACTTCTCGTCGCGGCCACAGGCAGTGGCTGCGTGAGCACCGGCACCAATCCCATCTCCGGCAATACCCGCGCCTACGGGTATAGCTGGGAGCAGGAGGTGAAGATGGGCACGGAAGCCGACCAGCAGATCCAGCAGCAGTACGGCGTCTACGAGGACGAGGAATTGCAGCAGTACGTGGACCGGGTGGCGCAGGACGTGCTGGCCGAGAGCCACATGCGGCGGCCCAGCACGCCGGAAAAGTTTCGCAACACGGAGTTTCACTTCCGCGTGCTCGACAGTCCCATCATCAACGCGTTTGCGCTGCCGGGCGGGTACGTGTACGTGACCCGCGGCTTGCTGGCGCACCTCAACAACGAGGCGCAACTGGCGGTGGTGCTGGGGCACGAGATTGGGCACGTGGCCGGGCGGCACGCGTCGAAGCAGGCGGCCAAGCAGCAAATTATGCAGGGGGTACTCATGGGCGGGGCCATTGCCGGACAGGCCGCCTTCGGCGGTGATGTGGCGCAGAACGTGATGGGGCTCGGCGGGACGGCGGCCCAGTTGCTTTCACTGAGCTACAGCCGCGACAACGAGCGGGAGTCCGACCGGCTGGGGGTAGAGTACGCAACGATGGCCGGGTACGACGCGGCGGAAGGGGCCGACTTCTTTACCTCCCTGAAGCGAAAGTCGAAGCAGAGCGGACAGAGCATCCCCACGTGGCAGTCCACCCACCCGGATCCCGGCCAGCGCGAAGACACGATCATTAAACTTGCGCAGGAATGGGCCCAAAAGATTGAGGGGAGTCAAACTGCCCGGAATCAGGAGGCCTACTATGCGTCCATTGAAGACATCATTCTCGGAGAAAATCCGCGGCAAGGATTTGTGGAAAACGAGGTGTTCTACCACCCCGACCTCAAGTTTCGCTTCCCGGTGCCCAGCGGCTGGCAGGTGCAGAATGAGACGAGTCAGGTGGCGATGATCCAGCCCAACCAGGAGGCGTACGTGGTCTTCCGGATCTCGCAGGCCAACACCCCGGCGGCCGCCGCTGAGGACTTTGCCGGACAGAAGGGGCTCACGGTGGTAGAGCGGCAGCAGGAGACGGTCAACGGTCGTTCGGCCTATCGGGTGCTGGGAGAGGGGCAGACCCAGCAGGGACAGACCCTTCGCATTCTCTCGTACTTTATCGCGTACGACGGTCGGGTCTACGCTTTTCAAGGGATGACCACGGCTCAGCAGTACGGGACCTATCGTTCGGCGCTGGAGCGCCCCATGACAGGCTTCGACGAGCTCACGGATCGGCAGAAGCTGAACATCCAGCCCACGCGTCTTACTGTTCGCCCGGCGTCGCGGGCAGTGGCCTTTCGGACGTTCGTTGATGAGAGCCTTCTGCCCAAGGACATCAGTGCCACCGATCTCGCCATCATGAATCAGGTCGATCTGGACGAGACGGTGGAGCAGGGGCGGCCGCTGAAGCTGCCGAAGTAG
- a CDS encoding MaoC family dehydratase, protein MAHTYETIEVGDSHEWTRVVTNEHVQKFAEITGDDNPLHVDPEYAAEHSRFERPIVHGVLLLGLISKVLGRDFPGHGSIAVGISCRFLRPVPVGSEVRVQIKVSEKIEKNKHVKVRTYIYRDSQMVLGGEGRVIPPTEEKEEPVMPGSE, encoded by the coding sequence ATGGCCCACACGTACGAAACAATTGAAGTCGGCGACTCCCACGAATGGACGCGCGTGGTCACGAACGAGCACGTACAGAAGTTCGCCGAGATCACCGGTGACGACAACCCCCTCCACGTCGATCCTGAATACGCAGCCGAACATTCCCGATTTGAACGCCCCATCGTCCACGGCGTCCTCCTCCTCGGGCTCATCTCCAAGGTGCTGGGGCGCGATTTTCCGGGCCATGGCAGCATTGCCGTCGGCATTTCGTGTCGTTTTCTCCGTCCGGTGCCCGTTGGGTCCGAGGTGCGCGTCCAAATCAAGGTCTCCGAGAAGATCGAGAAGAACAAACACGTGAAGGTCCGGACGTACATCTATCGCGACAGTCAGATGGTCCTTGGCGGCGAAGGTCGCGTTATTCCGCCGACGGAAGAAAAGGAAGAACCCGTTATGCCCGGTAGCGAGTAG